A genomic region of Leptotrichia hofstadii contains the following coding sequences:
- the epsC gene encoding serine O-acetyltransferase EpsC: protein MITIFKWLQNEINNIAEKDPAVRFKIEVFLYPSLHAVINHKIAHFFQKRKLYFLARLISQISRFFTGIEIHPGAKLGNKIFFDHGMGIVIGETAEIGDNCVIYHGVTLGGVSTSKTKRHPTLKENVTVGTGAKLLGNIVIGKNVRIGANSVVLRDVPDEAVAVGIPARIIPKTEEDYYMWHI, encoded by the coding sequence GTGATTACTATTTTTAAATGGTTACAAAATGAAATAAATAATATCGCAGAAAAGGATCCGGCAGTAAGATTTAAAATAGAAGTCTTTCTCTATCCATCCCTGCATGCGGTTATTAACCATAAGATTGCTCATTTTTTTCAAAAAAGGAAATTGTATTTTTTGGCAAGGCTTATTTCTCAAATTTCACGTTTTTTTACAGGAATAGAAATTCATCCGGGAGCAAAGCTGGGAAATAAAATATTTTTTGACCACGGGATGGGAATTGTAATCGGAGAAACAGCGGAAATTGGAGATAACTGCGTTATTTATCATGGGGTAACTCTCGGCGGAGTAAGTACCTCGAAAACTAAAAGACACCCGACTTTAAAAGAAAATGTAACAGTTGGAACCGGGGCAAAACTTTTAGGAAATATAGTAATTGGCAAAAATGTAAGAATTGGAGCAAATTCGGTTGTTTTACGAGATGTGCCTGATGAAGCTGTCGCTGTGGGCATTCCTGCCAGAATTATTCCAAAAACAGAAGAAGATTACTATATGTGGCATATTTGA